The following is a genomic window from Parabacteroides johnsonii DSM 18315.
ACAGGGCGTACAGAAAACATCCGACAAGATCGCTTTCTCCACCCAGTTAGGCTACCAGGCAAGCGAAAAATGGTATTACACGGCGATGGCCGACCTCAACACCCAGTTCTATAAAGGTTATAATTATCCGGATAAATCGCATTATATCTCCAAATTCTTTGCTCCCGCCTATTCCAATATTTCTTTAGGTATGGATTTCCGTCCAAAAAGCAATTATTCCCTCTACCTCTCCCCAATCGCTGGAAAACTAACATTTGTGGAAGATGACTATCTATCCAAAGAAGGAGCGTTCGGTGTCGATCCCGGCGACCGTTTCAGGGCGGAGATCGGAGCTTATATCAAGGCAAAAGCAGAGCAAAAGATCATGGAGAACGTGAATCTGATCACAAGCGTAGACTTTTTCACCCCCTATGACAAACAGTTCGGCAATGTAGACGTGAACTGGGATGTCCTGATCAACATGAAAATTAACAAATACCTCAGTGCTACGCTCAACACCACGCTCAAATACGACAACGACGTGAAAACCTTTAATGATGAAGGCGAAAAACACGGTGCTAAAGTTCAGTTCAAAGAGGTTTTAGGTATCGGCGTAGCTTATAATTTCTGATAAAAAGCGGATAGTTGCCTCTCTTTTTTCAAAAAAACCCGCCGTAATCGGTTGCAGTATTCAAAGAAAGGAGTAAATTTGCACGTTGAAAATAAAAATGATTAGAAATGATCAATAAGATTAACGCTCTGCTTAAGGAAATAGAGAACCTGAAAGCGGCAAACGCTGAAGAACTGGAAGTATTACGCATTAAATACCTCAGCAAAAAGGGTGAAATATCCTTGCTGATGAACGATTTCCGCAATGTAGCGGCAGATCAGAAGCGTGAAGTCGGCCAGCACCTCAACAAACTGAAAGAGGCAACCCAAAATAGAATAAACGAGCTGAAAGCCAGCTTCGAGAATGTACAGACGACGAACGATGACATCGACCTCACCCGTACAGCCTATCCTATCGAATTAGGTACCCGCCATCCGCTTTCACTCGTAAAGAAAGAAATCTGCGACATTTTCGGACGTTTAGGATTCAGCATTGCTGAAGGACCGGAAATCGAAGACGACTGGCATGTGTTCTCTTCTCTGAATTTTGCAGAAGACCACCCTGCCCGCGACATGCAGGATACTTTTTTTATTCAACATAATCCGGATGTATTGCTTCGCACACATACTTCTTCCGTACAGACACGTGTCATGGAGAACCAAGAGCCTCCTATCCGTATCATCTGTCCGGGACGTGTATATCGTAACGAAGCGATTTCCTATCGCGCACACTGTTTCTTCCATCAGGTAGAAGCCTTGTATGTGGACAAAAACGTTTCTTTCGCCGACCTGAAACAGGCATTACTGTTCTTCGCCAAAGAAATGTTCAGCGCAGATACGAAAATCCGCTTGCGCCCGTCTTATTTCCCGTTCACCGAACCTTCTGCCGAAATGGATATTTCTTGTAATATCTGCGGGGGAAAAGGTTGCCCGTTCTGTAAAGGAACCGGTTGGGTAGAAATCCTCGGTTGCGGTATGGTAGATCCGAATGTACTTGAAAACTGCGGTATCGACAGCAAAGTATATTCCGGTTATGCTTTAGGAATGGGTATCGAGCGTATAACAAACCTGAAATACCAAGTAAAAGACTTACGCATGTTCTCCGAAAACGATGTCCGTTTCCTGAGACAGTTTGAGTCAGCCAATTAAGTTGAGAACCTAAATCATTTACCATCTTCCCCGGGTCCTTAACCAGCCCGGGGAAAAACACACTAAAAACGTAAATGGTATGATAAAGGTTTTACTACTTATAACAGGAGGGGCAATCGGCACGGTATTCCGCTATGGAGTTTCCACGTGGATACAGCGTTCGATGCTACACTCCTTCCCTTTCGGGATACTTTCGGTCAATGTGATCGGCTCTTTTCTGATCGGCTTCTGCTGGAGTATAGCCGAAACTTGTAATCTATCTGCGGGCGCAAGAGTATTCCTCTTCACCGGACTGTTCGGCGGATTTACCACATTCTCTTCGTTTGCACTGGATACGATGTCGCTGATGAAAACAGGCGAATATAAGTTGGCACTTTTGAATCTGCTCGCCAGCAATGTATTAGGATTGTTAGCCGTATTCTCCGGACTGCTTCTTGGTAAAAATTTCATGTCACTAATAAAATAAGATATGCGTAAAGAGGAACGATATAAAGGAGTCTTGAACTGGTTCAACGAAAATGTGCCGGTCGCTGAAACGGAATTGCATTACGACAACCCGTATCAGTTGCTTATCGCCGTGATCCTGTCCGCCCAATGTACAGACAAACGGGTGAATATGATCACTCCCGCCCTCTTCCGGGATTTTCCGACTCCCGAAGTTATGGCCGCTTCCACCCCGGAAGTGATCTTCGAATATATCCGGAGCATCTCTTATCCCAACAATAAATCGAAACATTTAGTCGGCATGGCAAAGATGCTGATGTCCGATTTCGGCGGTGTCGTACCATCCGATATCGACGAGTTGCAAAAGTTGCCTGGCGTAGGCCGCAAGACGGCCAATGTCATTGCCTCAGTCGTCTACAACAAGCCAGCAATGGCTGTCGACACACATGTGTTTCGCGTAGCCAACCGTATCGGCCTGACAAACAACAGTAAAACTCCGTTGGAAACAGAAAAGGAGCTGGTGAAGCACATCCCGGAGGAACAAATCCCGATCGCCCATCACTGGCTGATCCTACATGGACGTTACACCTGCATTGCACGCAAGCCCAAATGTGAAGAATGCGGGCTCAAACCTTGGTGTAAATATTTCCTGAGTCCCAAGAAAACATAACGCACAATGAAAGCTGACAAGCGGGAAATAGTGACATTCGTTATAGCTGCTCTCGCTACGCTGGTGGCAGTCTGGTTCTTTTTAAGCAAAATGCAAAAAGAGAAAGAGACGGTGCGGACTGATCTATATACCTTAGTCGCCCCGGCATCGGATGCGATCCTGAGTGTAAATCGCCCTGCCGCTTTCACAAAATATATCTTATCCCGGAATTCGGAACGGGATGCTTTCGCCTCAAAGGTCCCGGATATCTATCTTTCCATCATCCAAAACAACCGCGATCTTCCGTGGCTGCTTCTCTCTTTCCATCCCCAGGGAGTCGTCTTTTACGCACAGGCGGGAAACAGCCTCGCAGGTCGGATAGAGAAAAATACATTGCAAAAGTCTTTCGGCTCATTCGCCCCACAAAAGCAGAAAAGGAACGGCATCACTTTTACCTATTACCCGGACGCCGGAAACCGTTTTTTCGGTTATTACCAGCACGAAGGCATATGGGTGGCAAGTTACAGCAAGAAGTTGCTCGAAGAAGTAGCCCAAATCCAACGAAACCGGCAAAGCTACCTGTTTCCCGACCAAGATCGCCTGCGCCATTCATTCGATCGGAACGCTCCGTTGAACCTGATGGTACAATCGGACAGCCTCGACCTCTACATCTCCCTCCCCGATTCGGCCGAATGGCGTATCCGGAAAGAATGGGTAGGCGCCGACCTTTTCATGAACAAAAATCATCTTTGTTATTTCGGTAGCCTCCCTTATAATTCGGCCGCCGACAGTTTATATACATTTTTAGGCGACACGCTGGCACTACGACTGGAACAGGCCTTTCCGCAATTCGAGGTTTCCAACCAAACGACACGGGAGAATGGCCGGGTGTTTTATACGGGATGTTTTATTTCTAAGGATCAATAATGGAAAATATTTATAACAACTGCTGCAGCATCCTCAACGCCCTTCTCGCCGCCAACCAGATATTCTCTTCACGCTCCGTCCCGAAATGATAACATTCGGATACAACTTTGTCTTTCAAGGCGGCAGCAATCCAGACGGTTCCGACAGGTTTTTCGGGTGAACCTCCACTGGGGCCAGCAATGCCGGAAGTGGCAACGGCACAGTCGCAACCTAACACGCGGATCGCTCCCAACGCCATCTGCTCGACAACCGGACGGCTGACTGCTCCGTATTGTGCCAAGCTCTCTTCCGAAACGCCTAAAACATGATGCTTCACTTCATTGCTGTAGGAAACGACTCCCCCGCAAAAGTAATCGGAACTGCCGGCCACACGTGTTATCAGATGTGCGATATATCCGCCGGTACAACTTTCAGCCGTCCCCATCGTCAGGTGACGGGCACGGAGACACTCGCCTATTTCTTTTTCTATAGCCATTCTTACCTTCTCTATTTTTCCTCACGTCATACAAACAGTTTCCTCGGCAGGAAACCTTTGTTCCATGCGCATGAAAATTTAGTTTCATAGGCATGAAACTTTTGCTCCATAGGCATGGAATAAAATTTACATTACTTCAACTTCGCCTCTACCCTTGCAAAGGGAGCGGCATCCATCGGACAGAACTCCTTGTCGAGATATTTATAATACCCCGTTATGGCAACCATCGCTGCATTGTCCGTCGTAAAAGAGAACTTCGGGATATGCACCTTCCAACCAAAACGTTTCGCATGGTCGAGGAAAGCATCCCGAAGGCCGGAATTGGCCGATACGCCACCGGCAACAGCCACCTCCTTAATGTTCAGATCTTTCGCTGCCCGACGCAATTTGTTCATCAGGATATCGATCACCGTCGCTTGCAAAGAGGCACAAAGGTCCTGCTTGTTTTTTTCGATAAAATCGGGATCTTCCTGTAGTTTGTCACGCAAGGTATAAAGGAAAGAGGTTTTCAATCCGCTGAAACTATAGTCATAACCGGGGATATGCGGCTTACTGAATGTAAAAGCCTTCGGATTTCCTTCGTTAGCAAGGCGGTTCACGACGGGACCACCGGGGTAACCTAACCCCATCACCTTTGCACATTTGTCAAACGCTTCACCGGCAGCATCGTCGATCGTCTGCCCGATCACTTCCATATCGTTGTAAGCATTCACCTTGATAATCTGCGAATTTCCACCCGAAACCAACAGGCAAAGGAACGGGAACGAAGGAGCATGATCATCTTCCGGCGTCTCCTTGATAAAATGAGCCAGCACGTGTGCCTGCAAGTGGTTGATCTCGATCATCGGAATATCCAACGAGACAGCCAAGCCTTTGGCAAAGGAAGTCCCAACCAGCAATGATCCCATCAAACCCGGCCCACGGGTGAAAGCAACGGCACTTAATTCGGATTTATCGATACCGGCACGCTTGATCGCTTCGGCAACCACTGGGATAATGTTCTGTTGATGTGCGCGGGAAGCCAGTTCGGGAAC
Proteins encoded in this region:
- a CDS encoding DUF3078 domain-containing protein, giving the protein MKRIFLTVALAMGSLAGYSQTDDKGYEEGKWVLKGITGINMSQTAVSNWSAGGENSFAGNAYLNGSLTHKSGNWLWISNLGLDYGLTKTKSQGVQKTSDKIAFSTQLGYQASEKWYYTAMADLNTQFYKGYNYPDKSHYISKFFAPAYSNISLGMDFRPKSNYSLYLSPIAGKLTFVEDDYLSKEGAFGVDPGDRFRAEIGAYIKAKAEQKIMENVNLITSVDFFTPYDKQFGNVDVNWDVLINMKINKYLSATLNTTLKYDNDVKTFNDEGEKHGAKVQFKEVLGIGVAYNF
- the pheS gene encoding phenylalanine--tRNA ligase subunit alpha, whose product is MINKINALLKEIENLKAANAEELEVLRIKYLSKKGEISLLMNDFRNVAADQKREVGQHLNKLKEATQNRINELKASFENVQTTNDDIDLTRTAYPIELGTRHPLSLVKKEICDIFGRLGFSIAEGPEIEDDWHVFSSLNFAEDHPARDMQDTFFIQHNPDVLLRTHTSSVQTRVMENQEPPIRIICPGRVYRNEAISYRAHCFFHQVEALYVDKNVSFADLKQALLFFAKEMFSADTKIRLRPSYFPFTEPSAEMDISCNICGGKGCPFCKGTGWVEILGCGMVDPNVLENCGIDSKVYSGYALGMGIERITNLKYQVKDLRMFSENDVRFLRQFESAN
- the crcB gene encoding fluoride efflux transporter CrcB, which encodes MIKVLLLITGGAIGTVFRYGVSTWIQRSMLHSFPFGILSVNVIGSFLIGFCWSIAETCNLSAGARVFLFTGLFGGFTTFSSFALDTMSLMKTGEYKLALLNLLASNVLGLLAVFSGLLLGKNFMSLIK
- the nth gene encoding endonuclease III — its product is MRKEERYKGVLNWFNENVPVAETELHYDNPYQLLIAVILSAQCTDKRVNMITPALFRDFPTPEVMAASTPEVIFEYIRSISYPNNKSKHLVGMAKMLMSDFGGVVPSDIDELQKLPGVGRKTANVIASVVYNKPAMAVDTHVFRVANRIGLTNNSKTPLETEKELVKHIPEEQIPIAHHWLILHGRYTCIARKPKCEECGLKPWCKYFLSPKKT
- a CDS encoding CinA family protein; amino-acid sequence: MAIEKEIGECLRARHLTMGTAESCTGGYIAHLITRVAGSSDYFCGGVVSYSNEVKHHVLGVSEESLAQYGAVSRPVVEQMALGAIRVLGCDCAVATSGIAGPSGGSPEKPVGTVWIAAALKDKVVSECYHFGTEREENIWLAARRALRMLQQLL
- the tsaD gene encoding tRNA (adenosine(37)-N6)-threonylcarbamoyltransferase complex transferase subunit TsaD; this encodes MSVTILGIESSCDDTSSSVIRDGVMLSNVIASQAVHEAYGGVVPELASRAHQQNIIPVVAEAIKRAGIDKSELSAVAFTRGPGLMGSLLVGTSFAKGLAVSLDIPMIEINHLQAHVLAHFIKETPEDDHAPSFPFLCLLVSGGNSQIIKVNAYNDMEVIGQTIDDAAGEAFDKCAKVMGLGYPGGPVVNRLANEGNPKAFTFSKPHIPGYDYSFSGLKTSFLYTLRDKLQEDPDFIEKNKQDLCASLQATVIDILMNKLRRAAKDLNIKEVAVAGGVSANSGLRDAFLDHAKRFGWKVHIPKFSFTTDNAAMVAITGYYKYLDKEFCPMDAAPFARVEAKLK